A window of Microbacterium lushaniae genomic DNA:
GTCATGGGACCGTCGGGATCGGGCAAGAGCACCCTGCTGCACTGCGCGGCGGGACTGGATGCGCCGACCACCGGCCGCGCCGTCCTGGTCGGTCAGGACCTCACCGGGCTCTCGGAGGACGCCCTGACCCGGCTGCGCCGCGACAACGTCGCGTTCGTGTTCCAGTCCTTCAACCTCATCCCGACCCTCACGGCGGCGCAGAACGTCGCCCTGCCCGAACTCCTGGCCGGCCGCCGGCCCGACGAGCGCACCACCGACGCCGCCCTCGCCCGGGTCGGGCTGACCGACCGGCGGTGTCACCGCCCGAGCGAGCTCTCCGGCGGGCAGCAGCAGCGCGTGGCGATCGCCCGGGCGCTGGCGGCGAGGGCGGCGGTCCTGTTCGCGGACGAGCCCACCGGCGCCCTGGACACGCGCACCGCCGCCAGCATCCTCGGACTGCTCCGCGCGGCCGCCGTCGAAGACCGGCAGACGATCATGATGACCACCCACGACCCGGTGGCGGCCTCCTACGCCGACACGGTGATCTTCCTCGTCGACGGCCGGATCGTGGAGCAGATGACCCGGCCCTCCGCCGACCAGATCGCGGCCCGCCTGTCGAAGCTGCCCTCGGGCGAGAACGTGCGGTGAACCGGCATGCTCACTCTCATCCTGGCGGGTCTGCGTCAGCGCGCAGCTGCCGTCGTCTCGATCGTCATCGCCGCAGGGCTCGGCTCGGCGCTCATCGTGGTCAGCGGCGCGATGTTCGAAACCGGCATCCGACTGGCCGCCCCGCCTGAGCGCAT
This region includes:
- a CDS encoding ABC transporter ATP-binding protein translates to MSATVTSGRGAGATPVVLEQVTKTYGAGDGTVRALGGVSLALQEGSFTAVMGPSGSGKSTLLHCAAGLDAPTTGRAVLVGQDLTGLSEDALTRLRRDNVAFVFQSFNLIPTLTAAQNVALPELLAGRRPDERTTDAALARVGLTDRRCHRPSELSGGQQQRVAIARALAARAAVLFADEPTGALDTRTAASILGLLRAAAVEDRQTIMMTTHDPVAASYADTVIFLVDGRIVEQMTRPSADQIAARLSKLPSGENVR